A single region of the Triticum dicoccoides isolate Atlit2015 ecotype Zavitan chromosome 2B, WEW_v2.0, whole genome shotgun sequence genome encodes:
- the LOC119365872 gene encoding UDP-glycosyltransferase 88B1-like — protein MASANVLLLPEPGSGHLMSLIEAGKRLLAHGGDGLTVTVLIVRPATPESASEVDSHVRRVAASASGLGIRFHHLPAVDPPTDCAGNLQEFKSRYMQLHAPHVRVAVAELGAAALVIDFFATAVIDVAHELAVPTYVYFTSTAALLALTLRLPALAVDSDASDDGAVEVPGMPPVPAGSVPGFLGDNESPNYAWFVYHGRRFMDADGIIINTVDALEPGLLAAIAGGQCVPGRRAPPLYPIGPVIDHAVEASNEPCVRWLDAQPRASVVFLCFGSLGWFDRAKAHEVAAGLERSGHRFLWTLRGPPAAGSRHPTDANLDELLPEGFLERTEGRGLVWPTRAPQKEILAHAAVGCFVTHCGWNSTLESMWHGVPLVPWPLYAEQHLNAFELVSVVGVAVAMEVDRERDNFVEAAELERALRRVMCGGSEEEGAMAREKAMKMKAACRRAVEEGGSSHAALQRLRHAIRSGTTTCNGAAPPKETTS, from the coding sequence ATGGCGAGCGCCAACGTCCTCCTCCTCCCGGAGCCCGGCTCGGGCCACCTCATGTCGCTCATCGAGGCCGGCAAGCGGCTGCTCGCTCACGGCGGAGACGGGCTCACCGTCACCGTGCTGATTGTCCGGCCAGCGACGCCCGAGTCGGCCTCCGAGGTCGACTCGCACGTCCGGCGCGTCGCGGCCTCCGCCTCTGGGCTCGGCATCCGGTTCCACCACCTCCCCGCCGTCGACCCGCCCACGGACTGCGCCGGCAACCTTCAGGAGTTCAAGTCCCGCTACATGCAGCTGCACGCGCCCCACGTCAGGGTCGCCGTGGCGGAACTCGGCGCCGCGGCGCTCGTCATAGACTTCTTCGCCACCGCCGTCATCGACGTGGCGCACGAGCTCGCCGTGCCCACGTACGTCTACTTCACGTCCACGGCCGCGCTGCTCGCGCTCACTCTGCGCCTGCCGGCGCTGGCCGTCGACTCCGACGCGTCCGACGACGGCGCGGTGGAAGTCCCGGGCATGCCGCCGGTTCCCGCGGGGTCTGTTCCGGGGTTTCTGGGCGATAATGAGAGCCCTAACTACGCGTGGTTCGTGTACCACGGCCGTCGCTTCATGGACGCCGACGGCATCATCATTAATACGGTGGACGCGCTCGAGCCCGGACTTCTCGCCGCGATAGCCGGAGGCCAGTGCGTGCCTGGACGACGCGCGCCGCCGCTATACCCGATCGGTCCAGTGATCGACCACGCCGTGGAAGCGTCGAACGAGCCCTGCGTCCGGTGGCTCGACGCGCAGCCTCGGGCGTCGGTGGTGTTCCTTTGCTTCGGGAGCCTGGGATGGTTCGACAGAGCCAAGGCGCACGAGGTGGCCGCGGGGCTGGAGCGCAGCGGGCACCGCTTCCTGTGGACGCTGCGCGGCCCTCCGGCCGCCGGCTCGCGGCACCCGACGGACGCGAACCTGGACGAGCTCCTCCCGGAGGGGTTCCTGGAGCGGACGGAGGGGCGGGGCCTGGTGTGGCCAACGCGGGCCCCGCAGAAGGAGATACTCGCGCACGCCGCCGTCGGCTGCTTCGTGACGCACTGCGGGTGGAACTCGACGCTGGAGAGCATGTGGCACGGCGTGCCGCTGGTGCCGTGGCCGCTGTACGCGGAGCAGCATCTGAACGCGTTCGAGCTCGTGTCCGTCGTCGGCGTGGCCGTGGCGATGGAGGTGGACAGGGAGCGGGACAACTTCGTGGAGGCGGCGGAGCTTGAGCGGGCGTTGAGACGCGTGATGTGCGGCGGGTCGGAGGAGGAGGGCGCCATGGCGAGGGAGAAGGCCATGAAGATGAAGGCCGCGTGCAGGCGGGCCGTGGAGGAGGGCGGCTCGTCCCACGCTGCGTTGCAGAGGCTGCGCCATGCAATTCGCAGCGGTACAACGACGTGCAACGGCGCAGCGCCTCCCAAGGAGACGACGTCGTGA
- the LOC119365871 gene encoding flavanone 3-dioxygenase 3-like, giving the protein MSCDSRSTPQEQLRSDKLHPPAPPMPVINLGHLTIEPEARSRVVEDIARACHDLGYFQVINHGISQSVMDRAVEAASEFFKLPSETKQEFASDDIRRPVRYGTSSKDGTRPARTFLKHYAHPLSEWLQYWPEKPPTYREDMGKISAEVRRVALQLMEAILEGLGLGKDYQHEEFQRGLQLLQVNCYPKEPEGDSAIGLAPHSDHGFLTILLASCSGLEVLDRSSNTWRVVQQPRHALHVHVGDYMEVLSNGRIRTVVHRAVLNPGEARISMASIHSFGMHETVSVAKELVDEQDPERYKESSFSDFLDYLMSNADKKRMSFLESLRI; this is encoded by the exons ATGTCGTGCGACTCAAGGAGCACCCCTCAGGAGCAGCTCAGGTCGGACAAGCTCCACCCACCGGCGCCGCCAATGCCGGTGATCAACCTGGGTCACCTCACTATTGAACCCGAGGCACGATCTCGCGTGGTGGAAGATATCGCCAGAGCGTGCCATGATCTCGGATACTTTCAG GTTATAAACCATGGGATCAGTCAATCTGTCATGGACCGTGCCGTTGAAGCAGCTTCAGAGTTCTTCAAACTTCCAAGTGAGACAAAGCAGGAATTTGCATCAGATGATATCCGACGGCCTGTTCGATACGGCACCAGCTCAAAGGACGGCACTCGTCCGGCACGGACATTCCTAAAGCATTATGCCCATCCCCTCAGTGAATGGTTGCAATATTGGCCAGAAAAACCACCAACCTACAG GGAGGACATGGGAAAAATTTCAGCTGAAGTAAGGAGGGTGGCTCTGCAGCTGATGGAAGCCATACTTGAAGGCCTGGGACTGGGCAAAGACtaccagcatgaagaatttcagaGAGGATTGCAGCTACTGCAAGTGAACTGCTACCCGAAAGAACCAGAAGGCGATTCGGCGATAGGGCTGGCACCGCATTCCGATCACGGATTTCTCACCATCTTGCTCGCAAGCTGTTCAGGCCTGGAGGTTCTTGACCGAAGTAGCAACACCTGGAGAGTGGTCCAGCAACCCCGGCACGCGTTGCACGTCCACGTGGGAGACTACATGGAGGTCCTGAGCAATGGCCGGATCAGGACCGTCGTGCACCGTGCTGTCCTCAACCCTGGAGAGGCGAGGATCTCCATGGCGAGCATCCATAGTTTTGGGATGCACGAGACGGTATCCGTTGCCAAGGAGCTGGTGGATGAGCAAGATCCTGAGAGGTACAAGGAGAGCAGCTTCAGTGACTTCCTGGACTATCTCATGAGCAATGCGGACAAGAAGCGCATGAGCTTTCTTGAGAGCCTTAGGATTTGA
- the LOC119365870 gene encoding N-acylphosphatidylethanolamine synthase-like translates to MEVSADAATAAAARTLRWAGRAGHLGGVPRAAVIGAVGTIAKAYVSLLNTTTVHNADALHRLVSSRPPGTPLLTVSNHMSTIDDPFMWGFKGFPITDSKLARWVLTAEDICFRNVFMSYIFRLGKCVPITRGAGIYQDHMNEALEVLSTGGWLHSFPEGKVAQDHQPIRRLKWGTASLIVRAPVTPIILPIVHTGFEKVMPEKSFFGRRPPLPLCGKEIQIIVGEPVDFDLPGLKQVAAMIPQDTSFKRKGWPTITPEGLDEAAQRWLYQKMSDKIQSVMESLRKTLLNSKQH, encoded by the exons ATGGAGGTGTCCGCcgacgcggcgacggcggcggcggcgcggacgctGCGGTGGGCCGGCCGTGCGGGGCACCTTGGCGGCGTCCCCCGCGCGGCGGTGATAGGCGCCGTGGGCACCATCGCTAAGGCGTACGTGTCGCTGCTCAACACCACCACCGTGCACAACGCCGACGCCCTCCACCGCCTCGTCTCCTCGCGGCCCCCCGGCACGCCGCTCCTCACCGTCAGCAACCATATGTCCAC gatagatGACCCATTTATGTGGGGATTCAAGGGTTTCCCTATTACAGATTCAAAGCTTGCAAGATGGGTGCTGACAGCAGAGGATATCTGCTTCAGGAATGTATTCATGTCTTACATATTTCGACTTG GGAAATGTGTGCCGATCACTAGAGGGGCTGGAATTTATCAAGACCATATGAATGAGGCCCTTGAAGTGCTTAGCACTGGAGGCTGG TTGCATTCATTCCCTGAAGGAAAAGTAGCCCAGGATCACCAACCAATCAGACGGTTGAAATGGGGAACTGCCAGTCTTATTGTCCGAGCACCCGTAACTCCAATAATTTTACCTATTGTTCACACTGGTTTTGAAAAG GTCATGCCAGAGAAATCATTTTTTGGACGCCGTCCACCATTACCTCTCTGCGGCAAGGAGATACAGATCATCGTGGGAGAACCAGTAGATTTTGATCTGCCAGGCTTAAAGCAGGTGGCAGCAATGATACCACAAGACACATCCTTCAAAAGGAAGGGCTGGCCAACCATCACGCCGGAGGGGCTAGACGAGGCAGCACAGAGATGGCTTTACCAGAAGATGTCGGATAAGATCCAGTCCGTGATGGAGAGCTTGAGGAAGACGCTTCTGAACTCGAAGCAGCATTGA